A region from the Pelobates fuscus isolate aPelFus1 chromosome 3, aPelFus1.pri, whole genome shotgun sequence genome encodes:
- the AP1S1 gene encoding AP-1 complex subunit sigma-1A, translating into MMRFMLLFSRQGKLRLQKWYLATSEREKKKLVRDLMQTVLSRKPKMCSFLEWKDLKVVYKRYASLYFCCAVEDQDNELLTLELIHRYVELLDKYFGSVCELDIIFNFEKAYFILDEFLMGGEIQDTSKKSVLKAIEQSDMLQEEDESPRSVLEEMGLA; encoded by the exons ATGAGATTCATGCTGCTTTTTAGCCGGCAGGGTAAGCTCCGGTTACAGAAGTGGTATTTGGCTACGTcggagagggaaaagaaaaagttGGTGCGAGATCTCATGCAGACCGTTCTGAGCCGGAAACCCAAGATGTGTAGCTTCCTCGAATGGAAGGATCTAAAGGTGGTCTACAAAAG ATACGCCAGCCTGTATTTCTGCTGTGCAGTAGAAGATCAGGATAACGAGCTTCTGACCCTGGAGCTAATTCACCGATATGTCGAGCTGCTGGACAAATATTTTGGCAGC GTATGTGAACTGGATATCATCTTTAACTTTGAGAAGGCATATTTCATTTTGGATGAATTCCTGATGGGGGGTGAAATACAAGATACGTCGAAAAAAAGTGTCCTAAAAGCGATTGAGCAATCTGACATGCTACAGGAG GAGGATGAGTCACCGCGCAGCGTTCTGGAGGAGATGGGACTTGCTTGA